Proteins encoded by one window of Methanosphaera sp. WGK6:
- a CDS encoding glycosyltransferase family 2 protein — protein MNLFKETPREKKIKHKHNLEKRNKYKVSIIIPCYNIESRNGNKNNLFNNMFKSILNQTLPLSDMEIIMTDDASSDNTRKIIQDLQKQYSNIKLILLDENKGVGNARNQAIKQATSDYIMFLDQDDKYRPDFVETAYNTINTHNIDFMMSNYMIYMNNDTTKFDTRCNECIITNNTDDKLRYMTKFFWTEFMIEPFSYQIIFNFHLILVKIVYSYQNVYVVLKKI, from the coding sequence ATGAATTTGTTCAAAGAAACACCCCGCGAAAAAAAAATTAAACACAAACATAACCTAGAAAAAAGAAATAAATACAAAGTCAGCATAATTATTCCATGTTACAATATTGAATCACGAAACGGTAATAAAAATAACCTATTTAACAATATGTTCAAATCCATACTAAATCAAACATTACCCCTATCAGACATGGAAATTATAATGACAGATGATGCTTCATCAGATAATACACGAAAAATAATACAAGATTTACAAAAACAATACTCTAACATTAAACTAATACTATTAGATGAAAATAAAGGTGTTGGAAATGCTCGTAATCAGGCAATAAAACAGGCAACCTCAGATTATATAATGTTTCTTGATCAAGATGATAAATATCGTCCTGATTTTGTTGAAACTGCCTATAATACTATAAACACCCATAATATTGATTTTATGATGTCAAATTATATGATTTACATGAATAATGATACAACCAAGTTTGACACAAGATGCAATGAATGTATAATTACAAATAATACTGATGATAAGCTTAGATATATGACTAAATTTTTTTGGACAGAATTTATGATAGAACCTTTCTCCTATCAAATAATATTCAATTTCCATCTAATCTTGGTGAAGATAGTGTATTCTTATCAAAATGTATATGTTGTACTAAAAAAGATATAA